The Acidobacteriota bacterium genome has a segment encoding these proteins:
- a CDS encoding YraN family protein: MRTWLKRLWRRRAPHLRTGAEGERLARRHLKERGYRIVETNVRLKIGEIDIVAEEGGALVFVEVKTRREGDDYSPFLNITPGKRKKLIALARLYCARKRIEDRSLRFDLVGVSLAGAEPQVTLLQNAFGAPRR, translated from the coding sequence ATGCGTACGTGGCTCAAGCGACTCTGGCGGCGGAGGGCGCCGCACCTGCGCACGGGCGCGGAGGGGGAGCGCCTCGCGCGCCGCCACCTGAAGGAGCGCGGCTACCGCATCGTGGAAACGAACGTGCGCCTCAAGATAGGAGAGATCGACATCGTTGCCGAGGAGGGTGGCGCGCTCGTCTTCGTCGAAGTCAAAACCCGCCGCGAAGGGGACGATTACAGCCCCTTCCTCAACATCACGCCCGGCAAGCGGAAGAAGCTCATCGCCCTCGCGCGCCTCTACTGCGCCCGGAAGAGAATCGAAGACCGCTCCCTCCGCTTCGATTTGGTGGGCGTCTCCCTGGCCGGCGCGGAGCCCCAGGTCACGCTCCTCCAGAACGCCTTCGGCGCGCCGAGAAGGTAA